Genomic DNA from Streptomyces sp. AM 2-1-1:
CACCGAGGCGGATCGACTGCACCGGGCAGGCGACCGCCGCCTGCTCCAGCGCCCGGTGCTCCTGCGGGCCGGCGGGCTGTCGGGCCAGTACGGAACGCCCCGCGGACTGGACCACCGTCCCGGGAGCCAGTTGGCGAGCCACGTCGCAGTCGATGCAGGTGTCGTCGATCTCCCACAACCCCCGCTCCTGCTCGGGACGTTCAGACGCCGGCAAGGCGCACCCGCAGCTCTTCCTTGGCGACCTTGCCGGTGGCGAGCCGGGGGATGACGGGGAGCACCTCGACGCGCCGTATGCGCTGACCGGCCGTCAGGTCTGCGTTGACCGAAGCGACGAGCGCGTCGAGATCAACGTCCCCGTCCTCCTGGAGCGTCACGAAGGCCACGGTGGACGCGCCGAGTTCCGCGTCGGGGCCCGCGATCACGGCGCAGTCCCGCACCGCCGGGTGAGCGTGGAGCCTGCGCTCGACCGCGGTCGGCGAGACCAGCTCACCACCGCAGCGGAAGGCGTCCTTGACCCGGTCGAACATGAAGAGGTAGCCGTCCGCGTCGAGATGGCCCATGTCACCCGTGGCGAGCCAGCCGTCCGCGTCGACCGGCGAGGGACCCCGGTGATCCAGGTACCCCTGCATCACGTGGGGACCGTGGATCTGGATCTCCCCGATCTCGTCCGCCGGCAGGATCCGGCCCGACTCCGGATCGACGACGCGTATCCGGCTGCCGTCCAGGGCCACCCCGACCGAGCCCGGCCGCGGCGCGTCCAGATCGTCCGAGGACGCCAGCGAGGAGGTCTCGCACATGCCGTACCCCTGCAGCAGCTGGAGGCCGAAGGCATCCGTCAGCGTACGCACCACGCCCGGCGGCACGGCCGTGCCGCCGGAGGCCATCAGGGAGACGGTGTCCATGCGCAGCGACGGCAGCTCGGGCGCGGCCGCGAGCTCCAGCAGGCGTACCGGGAACGTGTAGTAGTGCGTCGCGGCGGTCCGGTCGGCCAGCCCGACCGCCGCGGCCGGCCGCGGATCCGTGCACAGCACCTGGGTCGCCGCCATGGAGACGGCGGTGTTCATGTGCATCGGGTGGTAGATCGGGAGATGGAGCAGGACCGTCGAGGCGGAGGTGACGCGGTGCGCCGCCGC
This window encodes:
- a CDS encoding class I adenylate-forming enzyme family protein, whose protein sequence is MTRTPSVALTADKPAHGADAPPHDATEPSHGGAAPLSWASGPVDGLLADAARAHPARVAIRTTDTEITYAALDAAATRWAGTLHRVFDEPPGTVAVAQALDPRFPAVYYGILRSGGTAAVVNPLLPAPVLAHVLRLSRARLAVVPAALHERLLPLLDTLPDLRRVFVLGEEPGTDDHDDREDRERPRVTPADEDRAVLLFTSGSTGVPKAVQLSHRNIKVNAAQMAAAHRVTSASTVLLHLPIYHPMHMNTAVSMAATQVLCTDPRPAAAVGLADRTAATHYYTFPVRLLELAAAPELPSLRMDTVSLMASGGTAVPPGVVRTLTDAFGLQLLQGYGMCETSSLASSDDLDAPRPGSVGVALDGSRIRVVDPESGRILPADEIGEIQIHGPHVMQGYLDHRGPSPVDADGWLATGDMGHLDADGYLFMFDRVKDAFRCGGELVSPTAVERRLHAHPAVRDCAVIAGPDAELGASTVAFVTLQEDGDVDLDALVASVNADLTAGQRIRRVEVLPVIPRLATGKVAKEELRVRLAGV